In Nitratiruptor sp. YY09-18, a single window of DNA contains:
- the dapB gene encoding 4-hydroxy-tetrahydrodipicolinate reductase, protein MLNIGIYGGSGRVGTLLIKNLANDDVAKVSAVHALEKLESEVPGAVVTNDLDTFIDNCDVIIDFTLPEGTQALVEKLLQKPKPLVSGTTGLSLHQQNLLKELATKAPVLYATNMSLGIAILKRLVALASDKLRDFDIEIVEMHHRYKKDAPSGTALTLAEFAAKARGLELDKVRVSGRDGNIGERTKDEIGVFALRGGDIVGRHTVGFYNDGEYLELNHTATSRDTFAKGAIKAAKWVVSQEPGLYTIDDCLGL, encoded by the coding sequence ATGCTCAATATCGGAATATATGGTGGAAGCGGAAGAGTTGGGACTCTTCTGATTAAAAATTTAGCAAATGACGATGTGGCAAAAGTGAGTGCTGTGCATGCGCTCGAAAAGCTTGAGAGTGAAGTACCTGGTGCAGTTGTGACAAATGATCTAGATACTTTTATAGATAATTGTGATGTGATTATAGATTTTACACTTCCAGAAGGGACGCAGGCGCTTGTAGAAAAGCTCTTGCAAAAGCCAAAACCTCTTGTGAGTGGAACTACAGGGCTCTCACTCCATCAGCAAAATCTTCTCAAAGAGCTAGCAACAAAAGCGCCAGTCTTGTATGCAACAAATATGAGCCTTGGTATTGCAATACTCAAGCGCCTTGTGGCATTAGCCAGTGATAAGCTTCGCGATTTTGATATAGAGATCGTTGAGATGCACCACCGCTACAAAAAGGATGCTCCAAGTGGAACGGCTTTGACTCTAGCAGAGTTTGCAGCAAAAGCAAGAGGTCTTGAACTTGACAAAGTGCGCGTGAGCGGCCGTGATGGCAATATTGGTGAGCGCACAAAAGATGAGATAGGTGTCTTTGCGCTGCGTGGTGGAGATATTGTTGGACGTCACACCGTGGGATTTTACAATGATGGAGAGTATCTTGAACTCAACCATACTGCTACGAGTCGCGATACTTTTGCTAAGGGTGCTATTAAGGCAGCCAAATGGGTGGTTTCCCAAGAGCCGGGTCTCTATACGATAGATGATTGTTTAGGATTGTAA
- the trxA gene encoding thioredoxin yields the protein MGKYVELNASNFDDTIKNNEVVMVDFWAPWCGPCRMIAPIIDELAEEYEGKAVVAKVNTDEEQDIAIRYGIRSIPTILFFKNGELVDQMVGAASKDVFKQKLDALLS from the coding sequence ATGGGAAAATATGTTGAACTCAATGCTTCAAATTTTGATGATACTATCAAAAACAATGAAGTTGTAATGGTGGATTTTTGGGCACCTTGGTGTGGGCCATGTAGAATGATCGCTCCAATTATCGATGAGCTTGCTGAGGAGTATGAAGGAAAAGCAGTTGTGGCGAAAGTCAATACTGACGAAGAGCAAGATATTGCAATTCGCTACGGAATTCGCTCAATTCCTACAATCTTGTTTTTCAAAAATGGTGAGCTTGTTGATCAGATGGTTGGTGCAGCAAGCAAAGATGTTTTCAAGCAAAAGCTTGATGCACTTTTGAGCTAA
- the trxB gene encoding thioredoxin-disulfide reductase, translating to MLDLAIVGGGPAGLTAGLYATRGGLKNVVMYEQGMPGGAITQSSEVENYPGVCEVVTGMELMECWPKQAMRFGLKHEMEKVERIKRNEDGTFTLELASGKTEQAKAVIVATGSTPKRAGFEGEEEFIGKGVSTCATCDGFFYKGKEVAVVGGGDTALEEALYLANIVEKVYLIHRRDKFRAAPSTVERVMNNPKIELILNAKVKKVYGDQSGVQGVIIDQEGKEIDLKVPGVFVFVGMNVNNEVLKQEDGSFLCDVNEWGEVKVDLKMRTSVPGLYAAGDVREDAAKQVVCAAGDGAAAAIDVISYIEKMGE from the coding sequence ATGCTCGACTTAGCAATTGTTGGCGGAGGTCCTGCAGGATTGACAGCCGGCCTCTATGCAACACGGGGCGGTTTGAAAAATGTAGTAATGTATGAGCAGGGGATGCCCGGAGGAGCTATCACGCAAAGTAGCGAAGTAGAGAACTATCCGGGTGTGTGTGAAGTTGTTACAGGAATGGAGCTTATGGAGTGCTGGCCAAAGCAGGCTATGCGTTTTGGGCTCAAGCATGAGATGGAGAAGGTTGAACGTATAAAGCGCAATGAGGATGGCACCTTTACCCTTGAGCTTGCCAGTGGCAAAACAGAGCAGGCAAAAGCAGTGATTGTCGCAACCGGAAGCACTCCAAAGCGAGCCGGCTTTGAAGGTGAAGAGGAGTTCATTGGCAAGGGTGTGAGTACTTGTGCAACATGTGATGGCTTCTTTTACAAAGGCAAAGAAGTAGCAGTTGTAGGAGGTGGAGATACTGCCCTTGAAGAGGCACTCTATCTGGCAAATATTGTCGAAAAGGTCTATCTCATTCATAGACGCGATAAATTTCGCGCAGCACCCTCAACTGTTGAGAGAGTGATGAACAATCCAAAAATTGAGCTCATTCTCAATGCAAAAGTAAAGAAGGTCTATGGAGACCAAAGCGGTGTGCAAGGAGTCATAATCGATCAAGAGGGTAAAGAGATCGATCTCAAGGTTCCTGGAGTTTTCGTCTTTGTAGGTATGAATGTGAACAATGAAGTCCTCAAGCAAGAGGATGGATCATTTTTGTGTGATGTGAATGAGTGGGGAGAGGTGAAGGTGGATCTGAAGATGCGTACTTCAGTCCCTGGTCTCTATGCTGCTGGAGATGTACGCGAAGATGCTGCAAAGCAGGTAGTTTGTGCTGCTGGAGATGGTGCAGCTGCAGCAATTGATGTCATAAGCTATATCGAAAAGATGGGGGAGTAG
- a CDS encoding YraN family protein, with protein sequence MGKEAKITGNEGEERAVVYLIKHGYEIVERNFYAKFGEIDIIAKKDGTIHFFEVKTSSRYEPIFAITPAKMQKIYKAIEYYLMKNNITLPYQVDAILVKNSQIELVENISI encoded by the coding sequence ATGGGAAAAGAGGCAAAAATTACAGGAAATGAGGGCGAAGAGAGGGCAGTAGTATATCTTATCAAGCATGGTTATGAGATAGTTGAGCGCAACTTCTATGCTAAGTTTGGAGAGATTGATATCATTGCCAAAAAAGATGGCACTATTCACTTCTTTGAAGTCAAAACCTCGAGTAGATATGAGCCGATTTTTGCTATAACTCCAGCAAAGATGCAAAAGATTTACAAAGCTATAGAATACTACTTGATGAAGAACAATATAACGCTTCCATACCAAGTAGATGCAATACTTGTGAAAAACTCTCAAATCGAACTAGTAGAAAATATTTCAATATGA